The following are encoded together in the Kwoniella europaea PYCC6329 chromosome 1, complete sequence genome:
- a CDS encoding peptidyl-prolyl cis-trans isomerase H: MASSLDPPAGVTRPVVFFDVSIGDTPAGRIKMELFSDITPKTAENFRQLCTGEHRVNSIPQGYKKATFHRIPQFMIQGGDFIRNDGTGSFSIYGAQFEDENFKVKHTGPGLLSMANSGPGTNGCQFFITCAPAEFLDGKHCVFGRVIDGLLTVRKIENVPTGANNRPKLVVRITECGEM, encoded by the exons ATGGCATCCTCATTAGACCCACCAGCAGGTGTGACTCGACCGGTAGTATTCTTCGATGTCAGTATTGGAGATACCCCAGCGGGGAGGATAAAAATGG AGCTGTTCAGTGATATAACACCAAA GACAGCAGAGAATTTCAGACAGTTATGTACAGGTGAACATCG AGTCAACTCGATACCGCAGGGATATAAGAAAGCGACTTTCCACAG AATCCCTCAATTCATGATCCAAGGAGGCGATTTTATACGTAACGACGGTACAGGTTCTTTCTCGATATACGGCGCtcaatttgaagatgagaattTCAAAGTGAAACATACCGGACCGGGTCTGTTGAGTATG GCTAATTCGGGTCCTGGTACGAATGGATGTCAA ttcttcatcacctgcgCACCAGCAGAATTCTTAGATGGTAAACACTGTGTATTCGGACGAGTGATCGATGGTTTATTGACCGTCAGGAAGATCGAAAACGTACCTACTGGAGCTAACAATAG ACCAAAACTAGTAGTCAGGATAACAGAATGTGGTGAGATGTAA
- a CDS encoding deoxyhypusine synthase — translation MSTDAHASVLTPSEALPENAVHVKGPDLSKPIDLQDLLKSYETIGFQATGLARAIQVVEEMRKQRSNPDEPLTLFLGYTSNLISSGLREIIKFLAQHKLIDCLVTTAGGVEEDFIKCLGSTVLGEFHLDGAGLRKRGLNRIGNLLVPNSNYCAFEDWVVPILDQMVKEQEEDGTKWSPSSVINRLGKEIDNEESVYYWCYKNDIPVFCPALTDGSLGDMIYFHTYKSSPLQLNIDIVADIRRLNDMSVKSKKAGMIILGGGVCKHQIANAMLFRNGADYAVYINTGQEYDGSDSGARPDEAVSWGKIRAGAESVKVYADATLVFPLVVAATFGKAHWEDSQAEKKNSE, via the exons ATGTCGACGGACGCCCATGCGAGCGTACTCACCCCTTCCGAGGCATTGCCCGAAAATGCTGTTCATGTGAAAGGACCAGATCTGAGTAAACCCATTGATCTTCAAGATCTCTTGAAGAGTTATGAGACGATTGGGTTCCAAGCTACGGGGTTGGCAAGAGCTATACAAgtagtggaagagatg CGAAAACAACGTAGTAATCCTGATGAACCGCTTACTCTCTTCCTCGGATATACCTCCaacctcatctcatcaggtCTCCGAGAAATCATTAAATTCTTAGCTCAACACAAATTGATAGATTGTCTGGTGACTACTGCAGGaggggttgaagaggatttcATCAAATGTCTAGGATCAACCGTATTGGGTGAATTCCATTTGGATGGTGCAGgtttgaggaagagggg CTTGAATCGAATAGGTAATTTACTCGTTCCCAATTCGAATTATTGTGCATTTGAAGATTGGGTAGTACCGATCTTAGATCAGATGGtgaaagagcaagaagaggatggtacgAAGTGGAGTCCTAGTAGTGTTATCAATAGGTTGGGGAAGGAGATAGATAATGAGGAGAGTGTATATTATTGGTGTTAtaag AACGATATTCCGGTGTTTTGTCCAGCATTGACAGACGGCTCGTTAGGCGATATGATCTATTTCCATACCTACAAATCATCACCTCTACAactcaacatcgatatcgtagctgatatcagaagattgaatgatatgagTGTAAAATCCAAGAAAGCTGGTATGATCATCTTGGGAGGTGGGGTCTGTAAACATCAAATTGCAAATGCCATGTTATTT AGGAATGGTGCTGATTATGCCGTGTACATAAATACCGGACAAGAG TACGATGGTTCAGACTCTGGTGCTAGACCTGATGAAGCTGTTTCGTGGGGAAAGATCCGAGCAGGTGCGGAGAgtgtcaag GTATACGCCGATGCGACTTTGGTATTCCCCTTGGTGGTAGCTGCTACATTTGGCAAAGCACATTGGGAGGATTCTCaggctgagaagaagaactcTGAATAG